From the genome of Candidatus Poribacteria bacterium, one region includes:
- a CDS encoding transposase, translated as MGKDRVPIIIEVEPHYAQVPATVKIVYDRHTQTYKFHATYAVSVDEEQDSGNVVSVDMGEIHPIVSFDGKDATIYNGRSHRSIVQYRNKFLARINQKLSRCTRGSRRWKQLKATKKRVLAKLARQLKDCRHKITSRFVSTSNKEEVQTIVLGDLTDIRQSINYSKKSNQKLHQWSFSEIASQIQYKAKQIGIKVKTESEKYTSQTCPSCGHRKKPSGRTYKCSECDWEGHRDIVGASNIWTKYQGWLFNPVVGAMASPAGVRFNWHLCRLDSWSPFMGLMSKKSR; from the coding sequence ATGGGGAAGGACCGTGTCCCTATCATTATTGAAGTAGAACCTCATTATGCCCAAGTACCAGCAACAGTTAAGATAGTCTATGACCGGCACACACAGACCTACAAGTTTCATGCCACGTATGCTGTGAGTGTTGATGAGGAACAGGATAGTGGTAACGTGGTATCTGTAGACATGGGGGAAATTCACCCAATCGTTTCCTTTGATGGCAAGGATGCCACAATTTACAATGGACGTTCTCACCGCTCTATAGTCCAATACCGAAACAAATTCCTTGCACGGATTAACCAGAAACTCTCACGTTGCACACGAGGGAGTAGACGATGGAAGCAGCTTAAGGCAACAAAAAAGAGGGTGCTCGCCAAACTTGCACGGCAGCTCAAAGATTGTCGTCATAAAATCACATCAAGATTCGTTTCCACTTCCAACAAAGAAGAAGTGCAAACTATTGTGTTAGGAGACTTGACGGATATCCGTCAATCTATTAACTATAGTAAGAAGTCTAACCAGAAATTGCATCAATGGTCCTTCAGTGAGATTGCTTCACAGATTCAGTATAAAGCTAAGCAAATAGGAATCAAGGTCAAAACTGAATCTGAGAAGTATACTTCCCAAACCTGTCCTTCCTGTGGGCATCGAAAGAAACCTTCAGGGCGGACATACAAGTGCTCTGAGTGTGATTGGGAAGGACACCGTGACATTGTAGGCGCAAGCAATATCTGGACAAAGTATCAGGGTTGGCTATTCAACCCTGTAGTCGGGGCAATGGCGTCCCCCGCGGGAGTCAGGTTTAACTGGCATCTGTGTCGCTTGGACTCGTGGTCGCCGTTCATGGGACTCATGTCTAAGAAATCCCGATAG
- a CDS encoding Trm112 family protein, producing MSSELLEILACPACKGDIEYNQENQQLICIGQCKRRYPIRDGIPVMLISEAEMPADET from the coding sequence ATTAGTAGCGAATTACTTGAGATCCTCGCATGCCCGGCTTGTAAGGGCGATATTGAGTATAATCAGGAAAATCAGCAGTTGATTTGCATCGGTCAATGCAAGCGGCGTTACCCAATCCGCGATGGGATTCCAGTCATGCTAATTAGCGAAGCGGAGATGCCGGCAGATGAAACATAA
- the sppA gene encoding signal peptide peptidase SppA, protein MTRRKKLIIILIVVIGVLFFLLVARTLVQSGSIGDKVAIIDINGVISRTQTTIDQIHQYRDDQTIKAIVVRINSPGGSVAPVQEIHSELKKLEKPIVASMGSTAASGGYYIAAMADEILANPGTLTGSIGVIMQFTKIKGLYEKIGLEQQVVKSGRFKDTGSPVRDLTDEERELLQATLDDVHNQFIDAVFEGRQEHLTREEIVALADGRIFSGQQALEHKLVDQLGNLSDAIDRAGELSGIEGKPKVVRTKRKTSMLERILGTTGKENLDRLLDNAGVTFRYELHIH, encoded by the coding sequence ATGACTCGTCGAAAAAAACTGATTATCATTTTGATTGTTGTTATTGGAGTGTTGTTCTTCTTATTGGTTGCTCGGACCTTGGTGCAAAGTGGGTCAATTGGAGACAAGGTTGCGATCATCGATATCAATGGGGTCATTTCGCGCACACAAACAACCATTGATCAGATCCATCAGTATCGTGATGACCAGACGATTAAGGCAATCGTCGTGCGTATTAACTCGCCCGGCGGGAGTGTTGCCCCTGTCCAAGAAATCCATAGCGAATTAAAAAAATTGGAAAAACCGATTGTCGCCTCGATGGGTAGCACCGCCGCATCCGGCGGTTATTATATCGCCGCTATGGCTGATGAAATTCTTGCAAATCCCGGCACCTTAACAGGTAGCATCGGGGTAATCATGCAGTTTACAAAGATAAAGGGACTTTACGAAAAGATTGGGTTAGAACAACAGGTTGTTAAGAGCGGTAGATTTAAGGATACAGGTTCACCGGTGCGTGATTTGACGGACGAAGAACGTGAACTCCTGCAAGCAACGCTCGATGATGTTCACAACCAGTTCATTGATGCTGTCTTTGAAGGGCGGCAGGAACATTTGACCCGAGAGGAGATTGTTGCACTCGCAGATGGGCGAATCTTTTCAGGTCAGCAAGCGCTGGAACATAAGCTGGTAGATCAACTTGGTAACCTGTCCGATGCGATTGACCGTGCGGGAGAACTTAGTGGTATTGAAGGGAAACCGAAAGTGGTTCGCACAAAGCGTAAAACCTCTATGCTTGAGCGGATATTAGGCACGACCGGGAAAGAGAATTTAGATAGATTGCTTGACAATGCCGGTGTCACTTTCCGGTATGAACTGCATATCCATTGA